In Nitrospirota bacterium, the following are encoded in one genomic region:
- a CDS encoding FixH family protein has translation MMKKFAVFSLIMLLIAGIAYAKDYEVKKKAGEYDVEIKIDKNPPVVGDNNITVEIKDASGKYVTDAKVKVEYSMPAMPGMPASNYKTDTELKGYEYKAKMNLSMSGAWNVAVKITRSGKTTTVKFNADAH, from the coding sequence ATGATGAAAAAGTTTGCTGTATTCAGTTTAATCATGCTTTTAATAGCGGGCATTGCTTATGCAAAAGATTATGAAGTAAAGAAAAAGGCAGGGGAATACGATGTGGAGATAAAAATCGACAAAAACCCGCCTGTAGTGGGCGACAATAATATCACAGTAGAAATTAAAGATGCATCGGGTAAATATGTGACCGATGCAAAGGTGAAGGTTGAATATTCCATGCCTGCCATGCCTGGTATGCCTGCCTCGAACTACAAGACAGACACAGAACTCAAAGGCTATGAATACAAGGCAAAGATGAATCTCTCCATGTCAGGTGCGTGGAATGTCGCAGTAAAAATAACAAGGAGCGGTAAAACCACAACGGTAAAATTCAATGCGGATGCGCACTAA
- a CDS encoding efflux RND transporter periplasmic adaptor subunit — MKKINLIIIIGLILTAGLIFYLLKPEFLKSPVKNKPPASVQSAAPAHQGHTAESKEPQARVETQQKEQTEEAPTVEIPLEKQQLIGVKTVAASVKPLQKIIRTVGRIEYDERRLATVNTKFEGWIEKLYVNYTGKYVKKGEPLAEIYSPELVATQQEFLNALKWAKPGADKDSALGKMLSKDAEAIIEAAKQRLRLWDINDAQIKKIEEAGKPIRTLTIYSPASGYVVQKTALQGMRVMSGEKLFDIADLSTVWIVSDIYEYEVHLMKTGQTAKISLSYFPGREFSSTIDYIYPSLAGETRTAKIRFTIANPGGQLKPQMFTNVEVKINLGSKLVIPESAVIDTGIRQIVYVDKGEGYFEPREVMLGLKAEGMAEVLKGIKAGEKVASSGNFLIDSEAQLKGIKPLEGHKH; from the coding sequence ATGAAAAAAATAAATCTCATAATTATAATCGGACTGATTTTGACAGCAGGATTAATATTCTATCTCTTAAAGCCGGAGTTCCTGAAAAGCCCTGTAAAAAACAAACCGCCGGCATCTGTGCAATCAGCGGCTCCTGCACATCAGGGACATACCGCAGAGAGTAAAGAGCCGCAGGCTCGGGTTGAAACGCAGCAGAAAGAGCAGACAGAGGAAGCCCCAACTGTCGAGATTCCTCTTGAAAAACAGCAGTTGATAGGCGTAAAAACAGTTGCGGCGTCTGTGAAGCCGCTGCAGAAAATTATCAGAACAGTTGGCCGTATTGAATACGATGAAAGAAGGCTTGCGACTGTCAATACAAAGTTCGAAGGCTGGATTGAAAAACTTTATGTGAACTACACAGGAAAGTATGTCAAAAAAGGCGAGCCGCTTGCAGAGATTTATAGCCCTGAGCTTGTCGCAACTCAGCAGGAATTCTTAAACGCGCTTAAGTGGGCAAAACCGGGCGCAGACAAAGACAGCGCCTTAGGCAAAATGCTTTCAAAGGATGCTGAGGCAATAATTGAAGCGGCAAAACAGAGGCTGAGGTTATGGGACATAAACGATGCGCAGATTAAAAAAATTGAAGAGGCAGGAAAACCTATAAGAACATTAACCATATACAGCCCTGCAAGCGGCTATGTCGTGCAGAAAACAGCATTGCAGGGAATGCGCGTTATGTCAGGTGAAAAGCTATTTGATATTGCAGACCTTTCCACGGTCTGGATAGTATCGGATATATACGAATATGAAGTGCATTTAATGAAAACAGGGCAGACCGCAAAGATAAGCCTGAGCTATTTCCCCGGCAGGGAATTTTCATCAACAATTGACTACATCTACCCTTCACTTGCAGGAGAAACAAGAACAGCAAAGATAAGGTTCACAATAGCAAACCCGGGCGGACAGCTCAAACCACAGATGTTTACCAACGTAGAGGTAAAAATCAACTTAGGCAGTAAACTTGTTATACCTGAAAGCGCTGTGATTGATACCGGAATAAGGCAGATAGTTTACGTTGATAAGGGAGAAGGGTATTTTGAGCCGAGAGAGGTTATGTTAGGGCTTAAGGCAGAGGGCATGGCAGAAGTTCTCAAAGGAATAAAGGCAGGGGAAAAAGTGGCGTCGTCAGGCAACTTCCTTATTGACTCAGAGGCTCAGTTAAAAGGGATAAAGCCGCTTGAAGGGCATAAACATTGA
- a CDS encoding HAMP domain-containing histidine kinase, with protein MKTKIFLAFIAIILAALFSNFIFEWLIIRDFDNYVSGVREDQFYWTLASVEGSYSDGKWNKGSLSESIHWAMMLGLNVKVLDNAGKEIISSHEVMESLSESMKRRMDEHFHVHAHEAEGKFTDYPLYAKGKKIGTLLSQPFQKQEIQEKESIFKKRTKNFLYVSFLIAGGGSLLIAFLLSRYLSKPIMNLKMAAEKIADGDFMVRTSASSHDEIGKLSAAFNKMAESLQREEELRKHLFSNIAHELRTPLTILKTHAEAIADGVIEREKGLENIKNEIDRLIKLVKGIEDITMAEASFFTKGETAEINLMEFLSGICDEMLPAFKQKGLGIKILRADGLLISTDIEKLERITRNIISNSLKFMEKGGVRIDYGTEGEMFFIEIRDSGRGIPENEIPLIFNRFYRGAKSDTESLGLGLAIVKELVEVMAGRIEVKSTIDKGTTFRVFLPIKGA; from the coding sequence TTGAAAACAAAAATATTTCTCGCCTTCATAGCAATAATCCTGGCAGCGCTTTTTTCAAACTTCATCTTTGAATGGCTGATAATCAGGGATTTTGACAATTATGTCAGCGGAGTGAGGGAAGACCAGTTTTACTGGACCCTTGCATCTGTTGAGGGAAGCTATTCTGACGGGAAATGGAACAAGGGCTCTCTCTCTGAATCCATACACTGGGCCATGATGCTCGGACTTAACGTGAAGGTTCTTGATAATGCAGGGAAAGAAATCATCTCATCTCACGAGGTGATGGAATCCCTTTCTGAATCCATGAAGCGAAGAATGGATGAGCACTTCCATGTTCACGCGCACGAAGCAGAGGGAAAATTCACTGACTACCCGCTTTATGCAAAGGGCAAAAAAATCGGGACGCTTCTTTCACAGCCATTTCAAAAACAGGAGATACAGGAAAAGGAATCCATATTCAAAAAAAGGACAAAAAATTTCCTTTATGTATCGTTTCTGATTGCAGGCGGAGGCTCGCTGCTTATAGCCTTCCTTCTGAGCCGCTATCTTTCAAAGCCGATAATGAACTTAAAAATGGCAGCAGAGAAGATTGCAGACGGAGATTTCATGGTAAGGACAAGCGCCTCATCCCATGATGAGATAGGAAAATTGTCAGCAGCTTTCAACAAAATGGCAGAGTCTCTTCAGAGGGAAGAGGAACTCAGGAAACATCTTTTTTCCAATATTGCGCATGAACTAAGAACACCCCTGACAATCCTTAAGACCCATGCAGAGGCTATAGCTGATGGAGTGATAGAAAGAGAAAAAGGACTGGAGAACATCAAAAACGAGATTGACAGGCTGATAAAGCTCGTCAAAGGCATAGAAGATATTACGATGGCAGAGGCGAGTTTTTTTACTAAAGGAGAGACCGCAGAGATAAACCTCATGGAATTTCTCTCTGGAATCTGCGATGAGATGCTTCCTGCATTTAAACAAAAAGGACTTGGGATAAAGATTCTAAGGGCAGACGGCCTTCTTATTTCCACAGATATTGAAAAACTTGAAAGGATAACAAGAAACATAATCTCCAATTCCCTGAAGTTCATGGAAAAAGGCGGTGTCCGTATTGACTACGGAACCGAAGGAGAAATGTTCTTTATTGAGATAAGAGATTCAGGCAGGGGAATACCTGAAAACGAGATTCCTTTGATATTCAACCGTTTTTACAGAGGGGCCAAATCAGATACCGAGAGTCTGGGGCTTGGCCTTGCAATAGTCAAGGAGCTCGTTGAAGTGATGGCTGGCAGGATTGAGGTAAAAAGCACGATAGATAAAGGAACGACATTCAGGGTGTTCCTGCCGATAAAAGGCGCCTGA
- a CDS encoding response regulator transcription factor, with protein MNNEKILIVEDEKKISDIVKSYLEREGFDVTTAETGREALKLIKDRFDLIILDLKLPDIEGEEICRSIRGISDVPIIMLTAKSSEDERVKGLGIGADDYVIKPFSPRELVARVKAHLRRTKKGEKKVLSFNKGILIVDTTSMEVKKREAPVSLTTTEFRILLCLAERPGAVLNRLQLTNTVQGYDFEGYDRVIDAHIKNIRHKIEDNIQKPVFIKTVYGAGYKFIGVRD; from the coding sequence ATGAACAACGAAAAGATTCTCATAGTTGAAGACGAAAAGAAAATATCTGACATCGTAAAGTCCTATCTTGAAAGAGAGGGCTTCGATGTCACTACTGCCGAAACAGGCAGGGAAGCGCTTAAGTTAATTAAAGACAGATTTGACCTCATAATCCTGGACCTTAAACTCCCTGACATTGAAGGAGAAGAAATCTGCCGTTCAATAAGAGGAATATCCGATGTCCCGATAATCATGCTCACTGCAAAAAGCTCAGAAGACGAAAGAGTGAAAGGGCTTGGAATCGGCGCCGACGACTACGTTATCAAACCTTTCAGTCCGAGAGAACTCGTTGCAAGGGTAAAGGCACATCTGAGGAGAACAAAGAAAGGAGAGAAAAAGGTTCTCTCTTTTAACAAAGGCATCCTTATAGTAGACACCACTTCAATGGAGGTTAAAAAACGAGAAGCGCCTGTTTCCCTTACCACAACTGAATTCAGGATACTGCTCTGCCTTGCAGAAAGGCCCGGCGCTGTCCTGAACAGGCTCCAGCTTACGAATACGGTTCAGGGATATGATTTTGAAGGCTATGACAGGGTCATTGACGCACATATAAAGAATATCAGGCACAAGATAGAGGATAACATCCAGAAGCCTGTTTTCATAAAAACTGTTTATGGGGCTGGATATAAATTTATAGGGGTGCGGGATTGA
- a CDS encoding YHS domain-containing protein, with the protein MKRLAVFTLALLLVAGVTYAAEQANTTEQVKKAEAVGNKICPVSGEKIDEKTKATYEYNGKIYNFCCPMCVEEFKKDPEKYNGKNKQLEVK; encoded by the coding sequence ATGAAAAGATTGGCTGTATTTACATTGGCGCTACTTTTGGTTGCAGGAGTTACTTATGCAGCGGAACAGGCAAATACCACTGAGCAGGTAAAAAAGGCAGAAGCAGTTGGGAATAAAATCTGTCCTGTAAGCGGCGAAAAAATTGATGAAAAGACGAAAGCAACATACGAATACAATGGCAAAATCTACAATTTCTGCTGTCCGATGTGCGTTGAAGAGTTCAAAAAAGACCCTGAGAAATATAATGGTAAAAATAAACAATTGGAGGTAAAATGA
- a CDS encoding TolC family protein, producing the protein MEDKNITSNAQLLNFSTSQFLILLLFTVYCLLSTENAFAEELKLQPLIDEALKSNHDLIVSGLKVSTSKYKIPQVQSLPDPMFMFGYQNEGYDRYTYGEMQGAQWMFSASQMFPFPGKLSLKGEMALRDSESLKALYESAKLTTIARIKELYYDLFLTYRDIDIIKDKNSLFSRIEDAAIARYSSGMAPQQEVLMAQTEKYMLLEKEEMLKQKLRSIEAMLNTTVGRDVNSPLGRPVEPVYVSYNPSMDELLKMSYSNSPLIKSREKMIASAKAKVNMAEKEYYPDFTIAGSVFERRGEFKDMWSLTTTINIPIFYKTKQKMAVLEAESALSEAKHELEAVKLMLSSNIRENYSMIKAAEKLTELYRNGLIPKAYQDFELAIAGYVTGKVEAITVITRLKSLIDYELLYWGQFTEREKATARLEAITAVSNQHSVRPALQNKIEASVIQGEKEK; encoded by the coding sequence TTGGAAGATAAGAATATTACCTCCAATGCACAACTTCTCAACTTCTCAACTTCTCAATTTCTAATTCTTTTACTGTTTACTGTCTACTGTTTACTGTCTACTGAAAATGCTTTTGCCGAAGAACTGAAACTTCAGCCCCTGATAGACGAGGCGCTGAAGAGCAATCATGACCTCATTGTATCAGGATTAAAGGTATCCACTTCAAAATACAAGATACCTCAGGTACAGAGCCTTCCTGACCCCATGTTCATGTTCGGCTATCAGAATGAAGGATACGACAGATACACTTATGGCGAGATGCAGGGCGCACAGTGGATGTTCTCTGCATCTCAGATGTTCCCATTCCCCGGGAAGCTATCGTTAAAGGGAGAGATGGCTCTTAGAGATTCTGAAAGCCTAAAGGCATTATACGAATCCGCAAAGCTCACAACAATAGCGAGAATAAAAGAACTTTACTATGACCTGTTCCTCACCTATAGAGACATTGACATCATTAAAGACAAGAATTCGCTTTTCTCAAGGATAGAGGATGCAGCCATTGCAAGATACTCATCAGGCATGGCGCCGCAGCAGGAAGTATTAATGGCTCAAACAGAAAAATACATGCTGCTTGAAAAAGAGGAGATGCTGAAACAAAAGCTGCGATCCATAGAGGCGATGCTAAACACAACCGTTGGCCGGGATGTTAATTCGCCTCTCGGAAGGCCTGTTGAACCTGTTTATGTTTCGTATAACCCAAGCATGGATGAACTTCTTAAAATGTCATACTCAAATTCTCCTCTGATAAAATCCAGAGAAAAGATGATTGCCTCGGCAAAGGCAAAGGTTAATATGGCTGAGAAGGAATATTATCCTGATTTCACCATTGCCGGCTCAGTCTTTGAGCGGAGGGGAGAGTTCAAAGATATGTGGAGCCTCACAACCACAATCAACATACCTATTTTTTATAAAACAAAACAGAAAATGGCTGTGCTTGAGGCAGAATCAGCCCTTTCAGAGGCAAAACACGAACTTGAGGCGGTTAAGTTAATGCTGTCATCCAATATAAGAGAAAACTACTCTATGATTAAGGCTGCGGAAAAATTAACGGAGCTGTACAGGAATGGACTTATACCCAAGGCATATCAGGATTTTGAACTCGCAATTGCCGGATATGTAACAGGAAAAGTCGAGGCAATAACTGTCATAACAAGGCTGAAATCACTTATTGACTATGAGCTTTTATACTGGGGGCAGTTTACGGAAAGAGAGAAGGCAACAGCGAGGCTTGAGGCGATAACAGCAGTCAGCAATCAGCACTCAGTACGCCCTGCTCTTCAGAATAAAATTGAGGCGAGCGTCATTCAGGGAGAAAAAGAAAAATGA